The following nucleotide sequence is from Halobacillus mangrovi.
ACCTTCTTCTGTCCTCTTCCGTTGACTCTACGAGGTCTGCAGAAAGATACTGTGATCCAGGCTTCATTCCAGAGCTTAAAATCATTCCGGTTACACTATCAAGCTCTTCAATGCCAGAAGTAAACAGTGGTTTAGGGTTTACAAATGTACCTACACCATGCCTACGAGTAACTACCCCTTCTTCCTCTAATATTCTCAAAGCTTCTCTTAGGGTAGCTCTTGAAACTCCTAAGGATTTTGAAAGTTGAAATTCGGAAGGCAGTTTTTGCTTTTCCAAATAGATACCGTTTTCAATATCACGTTTTATCTGCTCAATCACCTGTAAATATAGGTGACGAGTATCTTGTCTAATCGACATTTCGTTCACTCCAACTCTATTAAGCTATCATCAGAGATCTGACATCTGACGTTCGACACATCACATTTCGAGAATAATATAACACTATTCTCTGAATAAATAAATAGAATTAGGACATTTTTCTATTTTTTATTACAAAAGTGTTAAGAGTATTACAGAAATATTTACAAATAACAGGACTTGAGACCCCGAAACATACTGTGAAATGTTATAAAAATGAACTTTTGACTAAAAAGAAGAGACTACTGCCTAAACAGTAGCCTCTATCATTAGTACCCTGCCCAAATGCTATCCAGAAGATTGCTCTTCTGTAACTTGAGATACAAGAACAGACCTCGGTTTACTTCCTTCGTATGGACCTACAATTCCGTTATCCTCCATTGCATCGATCAATCTGGCCGCTCTTGTGTACCCTACCCGAAATCTACGCTGAATCATGGATACACTAGCGCTTTGCATTTCAATGACCATTTGAACAGCTTCTGGATATAGATCGTCATCAACTTCCTGCTTCACTTCGCTCTCTTCCTCAGGAATCATTTCCTCCTGATATTGCGCACGTTGCTGCTCAACACAGAAGTTAACGACCCGTTCGACCTCATCATCGCTCAAAAAGGCTCCCTGGACTCGGGTTGGTTTGTTAGCACCTACAGGAGTAAACAGCATATCCCCTCTCCCAAGAAGCTTCTCTGCTCCTCCAGAATCCAAGATGGTTCTTGAATCTGTCTGAGAGGAAACACTAAAGGCAATTCTGGACGGAATATTCGCCTTAATAACCCCTGTGATAACGTCTACTGAAGGTCTTTGAGTTGCGATAATCAAGTGAATACCAGCAGCTCGGGCCATTTGCGCCAGTCTAGTGATTGCATCTTCCACTTCGTTAGAAGCTACCATCATAAGATCAGCTAATTCGTCTACTAAGACAACAATATATGGAAGTTGAGGCTGTGTATCATCATTTTCCTTATTATGTTTTTTCACATACTCATTATAACTTTCGATATTCCTTGTCCCTGTTTCTGAAAAGAGATCATATCTGCGCTCCATTTCTGAAACGACTTTTTTCAGGGCACGCGATGCTTTTTTCGGATCCGTTACAACAGGCGCAAGCAGATGAGGAATACCGTTATAAACGTTCAGCTCAACTTTTTTGGGATCTATCATCATCATTTTCACTTCATGCGGCTTTGCGCGCATTAATATACTTGTGATAATTCCATTGATACACACACTTTTACCACTTCCGGTCGCACCAGCCACTAGAAGATGCGGCATCTTGTTCAATTCAGACATTACAGCTTCTCCGGAAATATCCCGACCCAGGGCGAAGCTTAATTTAGATTCAGGATTTGATTTACCTGTTTCTAACACTTCTCTGAGCGAAACCATTGAGACTTCCTGATTCGGTACTTCAATCCCTACTGCAGACTTACCAGGAATCGGAGCTTCAATCCGTATGTCTTTTGCAGCTAAAGCAAGTGCCAAATCGTCATTTAAATTAACAATTTTACTTACCTTTACCCCTACGTCTGGATACACTTCGTATTTCGTAACCGCAGGTCCTACGTGAACTTTTGTGACTTTTGCTTTTACACCGAAACTCTGGAACGTCTTCTCAAGCTTTCTAACGGTCGCTTGAATGTGGGACCTCCCTTGACTCTGTGGGCTGGAAGTTGGTTCGTCCAATAACTCATACCCTGGGAGTTGGTAATCAAAGTTCTCAAGTTCAGCTGTTGGCATCGACTTCTCTAAGCTGGTTTCTTCCTCTTCTGAATGAATAGAACTATCGGCACTCTTTTGGGATGAAGTTGTTCCAGGTTGTCCTTCACTCGAGTAAGCATGGTCTGTGAAATCCTGAATGATCGGTTCTGCTGTATCATACGAATCT
It contains:
- a CDS encoding DNA translocase FtsK encodes the protein MARKRKSKSKSNKKKSGFKEQVKFELLGLFFLFIAVFGSGASAISDGAIPGGLERLWQFLFGVWYFIASIFFLVLGIYLMVKRKWPTFLHKRLIGIYIIITALLLFTHLETLSDELAAGNGSILGLTWDRITTMMRGDISFYSIGGGLAGAFLLSITYYLFSGVGAAIVSFFLFIVGIIFVSEWSIGELFSKLGVRLKALGKEQLTRMRDKKTERRKDITEDAEETTVLEISDSTESEDSYDTAEPIIQDFTDHAYSSEGQPGTTSSQKSADSSIHSEEEETSLEKSMPTAELENFDYQLPGYELLDEPTSSPQSQGRSHIQATVRKLEKTFQSFGVKAKVTKVHVGPAVTKYEVYPDVGVKVSKIVNLNDDLALALAAKDIRIEAPIPGKSAVGIEVPNQEVSMVSLREVLETGKSNPESKLSFALGRDISGEAVMSELNKMPHLLVAGATGSGKSVCINGIITSILMRAKPHEVKMMMIDPKKVELNVYNGIPHLLAPVVTDPKKASRALKKVVSEMERRYDLFSETGTRNIESYNEYVKKHNKENDDTQPQLPYIVVLVDELADLMMVASNEVEDAITRLAQMARAAGIHLIIATQRPSVDVITGVIKANIPSRIAFSVSSQTDSRTILDSGGAEKLLGRGDMLFTPVGANKPTRVQGAFLSDDEVERVVNFCVEQQRAQYQEEMIPEEESEVKQEVDDDLYPEAVQMVIEMQSASVSMIQRRFRVGYTRAARLIDAMEDNGIVGPYEGSKPRSVLVSQVTEEQSSG